A single region of the Halopiger xanaduensis SH-6 genome encodes:
- the acs gene encoding acetate--CoA ligase gives MSEESNEGEADVELEARLAEQEAFEPPESFVEQANVTDEGIYEEFEENWPECWEQAADLLSWEEEYDAVLNDEDAPFYEWFTDGKLNASSNCLDRHVENGAKNRAAIKWEGEMGETRTYTYGELLNEVEAFAAGLRDIGVEEDDVVTLYLPMIPELPIAMLACARIGAPHSVVFAGFSADALAMRMNAADSEYLITCDGYYRRGDALNHKEKADKGLRSVDQDVTSVVVDRLGEELTHFLGNDARDYDELVAEHEGASVEPVTRDAEDMLFLMYTSGTTGEPKGVKHTTGGYLAYTAWTSQAVLDLVPEDTYWCSADIGWITGHSYIVYGPLALGTTTVMYEGTPDYPERDRLWEIIEKNRVDVFYTAPTAIRAFMKWGSDYPEQHDLSSLRLLGTVGEPINPRAWKWYYKHIGDEECPIVDTWWQTETGGMMITTLPAINTMKPGSAGPPLPGVSATVVDAAGEEIEAGEAGYVTVDKPWPGMLRTLYENDDRFIEEYWTEYSDEAADEWVYFPEDGAKIDDDGYITILGRVDDVINVSGHRLGTMEIESAIVGVSGVAEAAVVGGDHDVKGEAVYAYVILEDGQEPTDDMRDRIVAAVEDAIGPIARPEEVLFTPELPKTRSGKIMRRLLEDIASGNELGDTSTLRNPEIVEEIADQIDSE, from the coding sequence ATGAGCGAAGAAAGCAACGAGGGCGAGGCCGACGTCGAACTCGAGGCTCGCCTGGCGGAACAGGAAGCGTTCGAGCCCCCGGAATCGTTCGTCGAGCAGGCGAACGTCACGGACGAGGGCATCTACGAGGAGTTCGAGGAGAACTGGCCGGAGTGCTGGGAGCAGGCGGCCGACCTCCTCTCGTGGGAGGAGGAGTACGACGCAGTCCTGAACGACGAGGACGCGCCCTTCTACGAGTGGTTCACCGACGGGAAGCTGAACGCCTCGTCCAACTGTCTCGACAGGCACGTCGAGAACGGCGCGAAGAACCGCGCGGCGATCAAGTGGGAGGGCGAGATGGGGGAGACCCGGACCTACACCTACGGCGAACTGCTGAACGAGGTCGAAGCGTTCGCCGCAGGGCTCCGGGACATCGGCGTCGAGGAGGACGACGTCGTTACCCTGTACCTCCCGATGATCCCGGAGCTGCCGATCGCGATGCTCGCCTGCGCTCGCATCGGCGCGCCCCACAGCGTCGTCTTCGCCGGGTTCTCCGCGGACGCGCTCGCGATGCGGATGAACGCCGCGGACAGCGAGTACCTGATCACCTGCGACGGCTACTACCGCCGCGGCGACGCGCTCAACCACAAGGAGAAAGCCGACAAGGGCCTTCGAAGCGTCGACCAGGACGTCACCAGCGTCGTCGTCGACCGGCTGGGCGAGGAACTCACGCACTTCCTCGGCAACGACGCCCGCGACTACGACGAACTGGTCGCCGAGCACGAGGGCGCGTCGGTCGAACCCGTTACGCGGGACGCCGAGGACATGCTGTTCCTCATGTACACCTCGGGGACGACCGGCGAACCGAAGGGCGTCAAGCATACGACCGGCGGGTACCTCGCGTACACGGCCTGGACCAGCCAGGCGGTACTCGACTTGGTGCCCGAGGACACCTACTGGTGTTCGGCCGATATCGGCTGGATCACCGGACACTCCTACATCGTCTACGGGCCGCTGGCACTGGGCACGACGACGGTGATGTACGAGGGAACGCCCGACTATCCGGAACGCGATCGGCTCTGGGAGATCATCGAGAAGAACCGCGTCGACGTCTTCTACACGGCGCCGACGGCGATCCGTGCGTTCATGAAGTGGGGATCGGACTACCCCGAGCAACACGACCTGTCCTCGCTGCGACTACTGGGGACCGTCGGCGAACCGATCAACCCGCGGGCCTGGAAGTGGTACTACAAGCACATCGGCGACGAGGAGTGTCCGATCGTGGATACGTGGTGGCAGACCGAGACGGGCGGCATGATGATCACGACGCTGCCGGCGATCAACACGATGAAACCCGGCTCCGCCGGGCCGCCGCTGCCGGGCGTCAGCGCCACCGTCGTCGACGCCGCTGGCGAAGAAATCGAGGCCGGCGAGGCCGGCTACGTCACGGTCGACAAGCCGTGGCCCGGCATGCTCCGAACGCTGTACGAGAACGACGACCGGTTCATCGAGGAGTACTGGACCGAGTATTCCGACGAGGCGGCCGACGAGTGGGTCTACTTCCCCGAGGACGGCGCCAAGATCGACGACGACGGCTACATCACGATCCTCGGGCGCGTCGACGACGTGATCAACGTCTCCGGCCACCGACTGGGGACGATGGAGATCGAGTCCGCGATCGTCGGCGTCTCCGGCGTCGCCGAGGCCGCCGTCGTCGGCGGCGACCACGACGTCAAGGGCGAGGCCGTCTACGCCTACGTCATCCTCGAGGACGGCCAGGAGCCGACCGACGACATGCGCGACCGGATCGTCGCGGCCGTCGAGGACGCCATCGGTCCGATCGCCCGGCCGGAGGAAGTGCTCTTTACGCCCGAACTGCCCAAGACGCGCTCGGGCAAGATCATGCGCCGGCTGCTCGAGGACATCGCGAGCGGCAACGAACTCGGCGACACGTCGACGCTGCGTAATCCCGAGATCGTCGAGGAGATCGCCGACCAGATCGACTCCGAGTGA
- a CDS encoding polyprenyl synthetase family protein: MRETLAEWRPLVDEAIADLVPREIDAEYLERFFGGPTYEYDPDGIQRALADPLWELLDRGGKRWRAVLFLVFIEGFGEDPAEYLRYACIPEILHNGTIIVDDVEDEAAKRRGEPALHHIYGQDIALNAGNAMYFLPLKILTQSRTDLPADQRLAAYEMLMDELNRTHLGQGMDIHWHNERDVQITPEQYLEMCACKTGCLGRIVARLAAILTDQPPEVERAVATYAELTAVAFQIGDDILDVENSLGRAGEFGKEFGNDVREGKKTLLVIYALAESDPETAERLREILALDENTDEEVLEALSILEDAGSIDYARERALELAAEARAAIDGLEFDDETDRKLREFTEFVIERDV; encoded by the coding sequence ATGCGGGAGACGCTTGCTGAATGGCGGCCGCTGGTCGACGAGGCTATCGCCGACCTCGTTCCGCGGGAGATCGACGCCGAATATTTAGAGCGGTTCTTCGGCGGGCCGACCTACGAGTACGATCCCGACGGGATCCAGCGCGCGCTGGCCGACCCGCTCTGGGAACTGCTCGATCGAGGGGGGAAACGCTGGCGCGCGGTGCTCTTTCTGGTCTTTATCGAGGGGTTCGGCGAGGATCCGGCGGAGTACCTGCGGTACGCCTGCATTCCGGAGATTCTCCACAACGGGACGATCATCGTCGACGACGTCGAGGACGAGGCTGCGAAGCGCCGGGGAGAGCCGGCGCTACACCACATCTACGGCCAGGACATCGCGCTGAACGCCGGCAACGCGATGTACTTCCTGCCGCTGAAGATTCTCACGCAATCCCGGACCGACCTGCCGGCCGACCAGCGGCTGGCCGCCTACGAGATGCTGATGGACGAACTCAACCGAACTCACCTCGGGCAGGGGATGGACATCCACTGGCACAACGAGCGCGACGTACAGATCACGCCCGAGCAGTACCTCGAGATGTGCGCGTGCAAGACGGGCTGTCTCGGCCGGATCGTCGCCCGACTCGCCGCCATCCTCACCGACCAGCCGCCCGAAGTCGAGCGCGCCGTCGCCACCTACGCCGAACTGACCGCCGTCGCCTTCCAGATCGGCGACGACATCTTGGACGTCGAGAACTCGCTGGGCAGAGCCGGCGAGTTCGGCAAGGAGTTCGGCAACGACGTCCGCGAGGGGAAGAAGACGCTGCTGGTCATCTACGCCCTAGCGGAGAGCGACCCCGAAACGGCCGAGCGGCTCCGTGAAATTCTGGCCCTCGACGAGAACACCGACGAGGAAGTCCTCGAGGCGCTGTCGATTCTCGAGGACGCCGGCAGCATCGATTACGCCCGCGAGCGGGCGCTCGAACTCGCCGCCGAGGCGCGCGCGGCGATCGACGGCCTCGAGTTCGACGACGAGACCGATCGAAAGCTCCGGGAGTTCACGGAGTTCGTCATCGAGCGCGACGTCTGA
- the nth gene encoding endonuclease III, translated as MGTPRETRAEQAEEVIERLEEAYPDSTISLRYSNRLELLIAVILSAQCTDERVNKETEHLFEKYDGPEDYANVPEEELAEDLNSITYYNSKAGYIKNSCETILEEHDGEVPDTMDELTELSGVGRKTANVVLQHGHDVVEGIVVDTHVQRLSRRLGLTEEERPEAIEQDLMTIVPEGYWQQFTHLCIDHGRATCTARNPDCADCVLADICPSAKGDSEIDLASGEPW; from the coding sequence ATGGGAACCCCACGCGAGACGAGAGCCGAGCAGGCCGAGGAGGTGATCGAGCGACTCGAGGAAGCGTATCCGGACTCGACGATTTCGCTGCGCTACTCGAACCGCCTCGAGTTGCTGATCGCCGTGATCCTCTCGGCCCAGTGTACGGACGAGCGGGTGAACAAGGAGACCGAGCACCTCTTCGAGAAGTACGACGGACCGGAAGACTACGCCAACGTACCCGAGGAGGAACTCGCGGAGGATCTGAACTCGATCACCTACTACAACAGCAAGGCGGGCTACATCAAGAACTCCTGCGAGACGATCCTCGAGGAGCACGACGGCGAGGTGCCGGATACGATGGACGAACTGACGGAGCTGTCGGGCGTCGGCCGGAAGACGGCCAACGTCGTCCTCCAGCACGGTCACGACGTCGTCGAGGGAATCGTCGTCGACACGCACGTCCAGCGGCTCTCGCGTCGGCTCGGTCTGACCGAGGAGGAACGGCCCGAGGCGATCGAACAGGATCTGATGACGATCGTCCCCGAAGGCTACTGGCAGCAGTTCACCCACCTCTGTATCGACCACGGGCGCGCGACCTGTACGGCCCGCAACCCCGACTGTGCGGACTGCGTGCTCGCGGATATCTGCCCCTCCGCGAAGGGCGACAGCGAGATCGACCTCGCATCGGGCGAGCCCTGGTAA
- a CDS encoding CBS pair associated ParBc domain-containing protein, with amino-acid sequence MEEILSDRRKPQVEEYMTRDVVTVSPDATVGDVASRIAESEAHSGFPVCERRRVEGFVSASDLLLADPDEPIFKVMTTDLLVAHPEMKVTDAARVILRSGIQKLPVVDDAGNLVGIISNADVIRSQIERATPEKVGKLMRTLEQIHDVELEQERRTVPLADLTPTQGRVYADELEGRRYELERGLAEPLVVIDNAGTLLLADGHHRVLAADRLGIDEMDAYVIVIDREDGVDLGMARTAEKEDLERIDDIEVVDYARHPLVQTTKRLQSDE; translated from the coding sequence ATGGAGGAGATACTGTCGGATCGGAGAAAACCACAGGTCGAGGAGTACATGACTCGCGACGTGGTGACGGTCTCCCCGGACGCGACGGTCGGCGACGTCGCGTCCCGAATCGCCGAGAGCGAGGCCCACAGCGGCTTTCCCGTCTGCGAGCGGCGCCGCGTCGAGGGGTTCGTCAGCGCCAGCGACCTCCTGCTCGCCGATCCGGACGAGCCCATCTTCAAGGTGATGACGACGGACCTGCTCGTCGCCCACCCCGAGATGAAAGTCACCGACGCGGCGCGGGTCATCCTCCGATCGGGTATCCAGAAGCTCCCCGTCGTCGACGACGCGGGGAACCTCGTCGGCATCATCTCCAACGCCGACGTCATCCGGAGCCAGATCGAGCGGGCGACCCCCGAGAAGGTCGGCAAACTGATGCGCACCCTGGAGCAGATCCACGACGTCGAACTCGAGCAGGAACGGCGCACCGTCCCGCTGGCGGATCTCACGCCGACGCAGGGCCGGGTATACGCCGACGAACTCGAGGGGCGCCGGTACGAACTCGAGCGCGGGCTGGCCGAGCCGCTGGTGGTCATCGACAACGCCGGCACGCTGTTGCTCGCGGACGGCCACCACCGCGTCCTTGCGGCGGATCGGCTCGGGATCGACGAGATGGACGCCTACGTCATCGTGATCGACCGCGAGGACGGCGTCGACCTCGGGATGGCCCGCACCGCCGAAAAGGAGGACTTAGAGCGGATCGACGACATCGAGGTCGTCGACTACGCGCGCCATCCGCTGGTCCAGACGACGAAGCGACTGCAGTCCGACGAGTAG
- a CDS encoding DHH family phosphoesterase: MVFRLVLGCGAVGRQVAERLAERSDGRLLVVTSDEAVVETLRDESIPARHADPSDPETLANVEQPDVVFVGGDRTDVNRSALENARGRFPGASIVASLGGNPTLSDRQTFSALADHAVDADGAIVERVIDETASRSAEAAIGLRQELATIDGPLAVVTHDNPDPDAIASAVALVDIAESVGLEAEACYFGEISHQENRAMVNLLDLDLRNLSPEDSLEEYGAFALVDHSRPGVNDGLPESLDVDIVIDHHPPRGPVPGSFVELREEAGATSTVLAEYVDRFNIGFDRATATALLYGIRVDTNDFTREVAPADFRAASILWPHADVSLLQQIEQPTIEGDTLETIARAIKNREQRDSVAVASVGRISNRDALPQAADQLLAMEGVETTLVFGFRDEMAYLSARSRANDVDLGETLRDAFERIGSAGGHADMAGAQLEIGILASADDEDEVESIVSVVEEVITKRFFEAIQSRPGTSVGTYTQTSEWLFTLEE; the protein is encoded by the coding sequence GACGAGAGCATCCCGGCGCGCCACGCCGACCCGAGCGATCCGGAGACGCTCGCGAACGTCGAGCAGCCGGACGTCGTCTTCGTCGGCGGCGACCGCACCGACGTCAACCGCAGCGCCCTCGAGAACGCCCGCGGCCGATTTCCGGGCGCCTCGATCGTCGCCTCGCTGGGCGGGAACCCGACGCTGTCCGACCGCCAGACGTTCAGCGCGCTCGCCGACCACGCCGTCGACGCCGACGGCGCGATCGTCGAACGGGTGATCGACGAGACCGCGAGCCGCTCGGCCGAAGCCGCGATCGGGCTGCGCCAGGAACTGGCGACGATCGACGGCCCGCTCGCGGTCGTCACCCACGACAATCCGGACCCCGACGCGATCGCGAGCGCCGTCGCGCTCGTCGACATCGCCGAATCGGTCGGCCTCGAGGCCGAAGCCTGTTACTTCGGCGAGATCTCCCACCAGGAGAACCGGGCGATGGTCAACCTGCTCGACCTCGATCTGCGGAACCTGAGCCCCGAGGACTCGCTCGAGGAGTACGGGGCGTTCGCGCTGGTCGACCACTCCCGGCCCGGCGTCAACGACGGGCTGCCGGAGAGTCTCGACGTCGACATCGTCATCGACCACCATCCGCCCCGCGGTCCCGTTCCCGGTTCGTTCGTCGAACTGCGGGAGGAGGCCGGCGCGACCAGCACCGTGCTCGCGGAGTACGTCGACCGGTTCAACATCGGCTTCGATCGCGCGACGGCGACGGCGCTGCTGTACGGGATTCGGGTCGACACGAACGACTTCACGCGGGAGGTCGCGCCGGCGGACTTCCGGGCCGCGTCGATCCTCTGGCCCCACGCCGACGTCTCCTTGCTCCAGCAGATCGAGCAGCCGACGATCGAGGGCGACACCTTGGAGACGATCGCCCGGGCGATCAAGAACCGAGAACAGCGGGATTCGGTCGCCGTCGCGAGCGTCGGCCGGATCAGCAACCGGGACGCCCTCCCGCAGGCGGCCGACCAGCTGCTCGCGATGGAGGGCGTCGAGACGACCCTCGTCTTCGGCTTCCGCGACGAGATGGCGTACCTGTCGGCCCGCTCGCGGGCCAACGACGTCGACCTCGGCGAGACGCTCCGGGACGCCTTCGAGCGCATCGGCAGCGCCGGCGGCCACGCCGACATGGCTGGCGCCCAACTCGAGATCGGCATCCTCGCGAGCGCGGACGACGAGGACGAGGTCGAGTCGATCGTCAGCGTCGTCGAGGAAGTGATCACCAAACGGTTCTTCGAGGCGATCCAGTCCCGACCCGGCACGTCGGTCGGCACCTATACGCAGACCAGCGAGTGGTTGTTTACGCTCGAAGAGTGA
- a CDS encoding M28 family peptidase — MTHWIGDVFTSDVGWDHLEDLVDIGNRMAGSDGERQAAELTRDVLAEAGAQDARLESFDIQGWTRGSSAIRANGDDVGGNCIALPRSPSDRVSAPLVDLGYGLPEDFEARDLEGRIVMVRSDIPDYYERYIHRREKYYHAVEQGAIGFVYRNHVEGCLPPTGSVGTEADPVGEIPAIGVSSEVGARLGRRFDGEEVELAVDAEINEAESQNVRAELGPDTDERVLVTSHVDAHDIAEGALDNGAGTAMVVELANALANREDDLETRVEFVAFGAEEVGLTGSAHYAAETDLDSIEAVVNNDGVVRGRTLSLVTHGFDGLEDAADSVADRYDHPIETVPKLGPHSDHWPFVRRGVPGYHVKSTSDEVGRGWGHTFADTLEKLEPRTLREQAILLTELVVDLASGDRTVEHRDPAAIAAELEAQDLAEGMRITGDWPYDD; from the coding sequence ATGACCCACTGGATCGGCGACGTCTTCACGAGCGACGTCGGCTGGGATCACCTCGAGGACCTGGTCGACATCGGCAACCGGATGGCCGGCAGCGACGGCGAACGGCAGGCTGCGGAACTGACCCGGGACGTCCTCGCCGAGGCCGGCGCACAAGACGCTCGTCTCGAGTCCTTCGATATTCAGGGCTGGACCCGCGGCTCGAGCGCGATCCGAGCGAACGGCGACGACGTCGGCGGGAACTGTATCGCGCTCCCGCGCAGTCCGTCCGACCGCGTCAGCGCTCCGCTGGTCGACCTCGGCTACGGACTGCCCGAGGATTTCGAGGCGCGCGATCTCGAGGGCCGGATCGTTATGGTCCGCAGCGACATCCCAGACTACTACGAGCGGTACATCCACCGGCGGGAGAAGTACTATCACGCCGTCGAGCAGGGTGCGATCGGGTTCGTCTACCGCAATCACGTCGAGGGCTGTCTCCCGCCGACGGGCAGCGTCGGAACCGAGGCGGATCCCGTCGGAGAGATTCCGGCTATCGGCGTCTCGAGCGAAGTGGGGGCGCGACTCGGCCGCCGGTTTGACGGCGAGGAGGTCGAACTCGCGGTCGACGCCGAGATCAACGAGGCGGAGAGTCAGAACGTCCGCGCGGAACTCGGCCCCGACACCGACGAGCGCGTGCTCGTGACGAGCCACGTCGACGCCCACGACATCGCCGAGGGCGCCCTCGATAACGGCGCCGGCACCGCGATGGTCGTCGAACTCGCAAACGCCCTCGCCAACCGGGAAGACGACCTCGAGACCCGCGTCGAGTTCGTCGCCTTCGGCGCCGAAGAAGTGGGCCTCACCGGCTCCGCACACTACGCCGCGGAAACCGACCTCGACTCGATCGAGGCGGTGGTCAACAACGACGGCGTCGTCCGCGGCCGCACGCTGTCGCTGGTCACCCACGGGTTCGACGGCCTCGAGGACGCGGCGGATTCGGTCGCGGACCGCTACGATCACCCGATCGAGACGGTGCCGAAGCTCGGCCCGCACAGCGACCACTGGCCGTTCGTCCGGCGGGGCGTCCCCGGCTACCACGTCAAGTCGACGTCCGACGAGGTCGGGCGCGGCTGGGGGCACACCTTCGCCGACACGCTCGAGAAACTCGAGCCGCGGACGCTGCGCGAGCAGGCGATCCTGCTGACCGAACTCGTGGTCGATCTCGCGAGCGGGGATCGAACCGTCGAGCACCGCGATCCGGCGGCGATCGCCGCGGAGCTGGAGGCGCAGGACCTCGCGGAGGGGATGCGGATCACCGGCGACTGGCCGTACGACGACTGA
- the mvaD gene encoding phosphomevalonate decarboxylase MvaD, protein MKATAMAHPIQGLVKYHGMRDDIERLPYHDSISVCTAPSHTRTTVEFSMDYDEDTFVVDGEELEGRAYERVEAVVEKARSRSDAAHTVYPVRLESENSFPTNVGLGSSSSGFAAAAMALAEAAELDASREEISTIARVGSASAARAVTGAFSQLHTGMNDEDCRSRRVPSDLHEDLKIIVGLVPYHKETEDAHDEAADSHMFQARNAHIHEQIAKMRDALRNDDFDAAFELAEHDSLSLAATTMTGPKGWVYWQPATIAIFNRVRELREEEDIPVYFSTDTGASVYVNTTEEHAEYVEEEISDCGVSTTIWDVGGPARLLDEDEHLF, encoded by the coding sequence ATGAAAGCGACCGCGATGGCCCACCCGATCCAGGGGTTGGTCAAGTACCACGGGATGCGCGACGACATCGAGCGACTGCCCTATCACGACAGTATCAGCGTCTGTACCGCCCCGAGCCACACCCGCACCACCGTCGAGTTCTCGATGGACTACGACGAGGACACGTTCGTCGTCGACGGCGAGGAACTCGAGGGCCGCGCCTACGAGCGCGTCGAAGCCGTCGTCGAGAAGGCCCGCTCGCGGTCGGATGCCGCCCACACGGTCTACCCCGTGCGCCTCGAGAGCGAGAACAGTTTCCCGACGAACGTCGGGCTGGGCTCCTCTTCCTCGGGATTCGCGGCCGCCGCGATGGCGCTGGCGGAAGCCGCTGAACTCGACGCCTCGCGCGAAGAGATCTCGACCATCGCGCGCGTCGGCTCCGCGTCGGCCGCCCGCGCGGTGACGGGCGCGTTCTCGCAGCTGCACACGGGCATGAACGACGAGGACTGTCGCTCGCGGCGGGTGCCGAGCGACCTCCACGAGGACCTCAAAATCATCGTCGGGCTCGTCCCCTACCACAAGGAGACCGAGGACGCCCACGACGAGGCCGCCGACAGCCACATGTTCCAGGCGCGCAACGCCCACATCCACGAGCAGATCGCGAAGATGCGCGACGCCCTCCGGAACGACGACTTCGACGCGGCGTTCGAACTCGCGGAACACGACTCGCTCTCGCTGGCCGCGACCACGATGACCGGCCCGAAGGGCTGGGTCTACTGGCAGCCGGCCACCATCGCGATCTTCAACCGCGTGCGCGAACTGCGCGAAGAAGAGGATATCCCGGTCTACTTCTCGACCGACACCGGCGCCAGCGTCTACGTCAACACCACCGAGGAACACGCCGAGTACGTCGAGGAGGAGATTTCCGACTGCGGCGTCTCGACGACCATCTGGGACGTCGGCGGCCCCGCTCGCCTGCTCGACGAGGACGAGCACCTCTTCTGA
- a CDS encoding NAD(+)/NADH kinase, translating into MDSAGRSGGDETAAVVGVVEREADGVDALPRDLEATLDSRGVAAEIERGALETVLAADPDLLVTVGERTLSAVARARTDVSVLPVGSVAGIESVAPERLPDALAAALEGEADKRDRGLLTVEIRTGDDGGEETFVRERALFDVTLVTEEPASISEYSVRCRNDRVATFRADGVVVATPAGSHGYAAAVEGPQLSAAVDAVVVSPIAPFVTRTQRWVLPDDDLRLAVERDEGDITVVADEREIGAISLGTDVTVSVEDALTTLVVSDDALEAARARQ; encoded by the coding sequence ATGGATTCCGCCGGGCGGAGTGGAGGGGACGAGACCGCGGCCGTCGTCGGCGTCGTCGAGCGCGAAGCCGACGGCGTCGACGCCCTCCCTCGAGACCTCGAAGCGACCCTCGACTCCCGCGGCGTTGCCGCCGAGATCGAACGCGGCGCCCTCGAAACCGTCCTCGCGGCCGATCCCGACCTGCTGGTAACGGTCGGCGAACGAACCCTCTCGGCGGTGGCTCGAGCCCGAACCGACGTCTCCGTCCTCCCGGTCGGCAGCGTTGCCGGCATCGAATCGGTCGCCCCGGAGCGGCTACCGGACGCGCTCGCGGCCGCACTCGAGGGGGAAGCCGACAAACGGGATCGGGGATTGCTTACAGTCGAGATCCGTACCGGCGACGACGGCGGGGAGGAGACGTTCGTCCGCGAGCGCGCGCTGTTCGACGTCACCCTCGTTACCGAAGAACCGGCCAGCATCTCCGAGTACAGCGTCCGGTGTCGGAACGACCGCGTCGCGACCTTTCGGGCCGACGGCGTCGTCGTCGCGACGCCGGCCGGAAGCCACGGCTACGCCGCCGCGGTCGAAGGACCGCAGCTCTCGGCGGCCGTCGACGCCGTCGTCGTCAGCCCGATCGCGCCATTCGTCACGCGGACCCAGCGGTGGGTGCTCCCCGACGACGACCTCCGGCTCGCGGTCGAGCGCGACGAGGGCGATATCACCGTCGTCGCCGACGAGCGGGAGATCGGCGCGATTTCGCTCGGGACGGACGTCACCGTCTCGGTCGAGGACGCGCTGACGACGCTGGTCGTTTCGGACGACGCGCTCGAAGCTGCGCGTGCGCGGCAGTGA